In Nitratireductor thuwali, a genomic segment contains:
- a CDS encoding amidohydrolase family protein produces MFIDTHLHVIDKTALDYPWLGGAAALNRDFLYESYEREARRVGIEAALHMEVDVAPALIERETDYVAGLAAREGSLIVGAISSARPEEEGFAALVERQQENPLVKGFRRVLHVMPDELSEAPMFRENIKRLSGTRFTFDLCVLPHQIPRAIELADLAPDVRFILDHCGVPDIKGEAVEPWRTHMREIAKRPNVVGKISGVIAYADAQTWTLDTLRPYVEHTAECFGFDRLVWGSDWPVCTLGGGLSPWAAATQALFGGCTARERAKVYRENARRIWGLD; encoded by the coding sequence ATGTTCATCGACACGCATCTGCATGTCATCGACAAAACCGCGCTGGACTATCCCTGGCTCGGCGGCGCGGCGGCGCTGAACCGCGACTTCCTCTATGAGAGCTATGAGCGCGAGGCCCGGCGCGTCGGCATCGAGGCCGCCCTGCATATGGAGGTGGATGTCGCCCCCGCCCTGATCGAGCGCGAGACCGACTATGTCGCGGGCCTTGCCGCCCGCGAAGGCAGCCTCATCGTCGGCGCCATCTCGTCCGCCCGGCCGGAGGAAGAAGGCTTTGCCGCGCTTGTCGAGCGTCAGCAGGAGAACCCGCTGGTGAAGGGATTCCGGCGCGTGCTGCATGTGATGCCGGACGAGCTCTCCGAAGCCCCCATGTTCCGCGAGAACATCAAGCGCCTTTCCGGCACCCGCTTCACCTTCGACCTCTGCGTGCTGCCGCACCAGATCCCCCGCGCCATCGAGCTTGCGGACCTCGCGCCTGACGTGCGGTTCATCCTCGATCATTGCGGCGTGCCCGACATAAAGGGCGAGGCGGTGGAGCCGTGGCGCACCCATATGCGCGAGATCGCAAAGCGTCCCAATGTGGTTGGCAAGATTTCCGGCGTAATCGCCTATGCGGATGCGCAGACCTGGACGCTCGACACGCTGCGGCCCTATGTCGAACACACCGCCGAATGCTTCGGCTTCGACCGCCTCGTCTGGGGTAGCGACTGGCCGGTCTGCACGCTCGGCGGCGGCCTGTCGCCCTGGGCGGCGGCCACCCAGGCGCTG